A stretch of Leisingera sp. S132 DNA encodes these proteins:
- a CDS encoding KAP family NTPase, whose amino-acid sequence MRLTVPEPKIELYKDGFAKHDQLNREETGDKLSDLVERIDDPLVIALDGAWGSGKSFFLKCWVGEHLKRQGNTTQTVYFDAFQHDFLDDPLIALTGEIAERFRDPEAGKQETDQARASARRSKLKKSAWAVSKAAGRIGLSAVTFGATEILSGMGDEIAKSASEEAKAFLSSDAGDDEAEKFWNAHDARIAAMEAFRLALTELTEPDETGHPQRKLVIVIDELDRCRPDYALSLLEIIKHFFNVDGVHFVLGVNLTELQNSVRARYGSGVDAETYLQKFISLYFAIPRRTKPNSKDELWENYFSAQCIALGLSEERETLAIQTKWMLQALVRDHPVSLRDVDRVLSVIALTPEESTQLPPEVSLILAGLAVAKALLPEKYPNLKYEGFDPRSFKECFSLGNISSNEIRPLYQEIWNNAFGLTAQGAILSVDHRGVFARLLRAHGNLTTYINHLADYHLERFKMT is encoded by the coding sequence ATGCGCCTGACCGTGCCGGAGCCGAAGATTGAGTTGTATAAAGATGGTTTTGCCAAGCACGACCAGCTGAACCGGGAAGAGACCGGAGACAAACTGTCTGATCTGGTCGAACGCATCGACGACCCGCTGGTGATCGCGCTGGACGGCGCCTGGGGGTCGGGCAAGTCGTTCTTTCTGAAATGCTGGGTGGGGGAGCATCTGAAACGGCAGGGAAACACCACCCAGACCGTCTATTTCGATGCGTTCCAGCATGATTTTCTGGATGACCCGCTGATTGCGCTGACCGGGGAGATTGCCGAACGGTTCCGAGACCCAGAAGCGGGAAAGCAGGAAACAGATCAGGCAAGAGCGTCTGCCCGCAGATCGAAATTGAAGAAATCAGCCTGGGCAGTCAGCAAAGCTGCGGGGCGCATTGGCCTCTCCGCTGTTACCTTCGGCGCCACCGAAATCCTGAGCGGCATGGGCGACGAGATCGCCAAATCCGCAAGCGAAGAAGCCAAGGCCTTTCTCAGCAGTGACGCGGGCGACGATGAAGCCGAGAAATTCTGGAATGCCCACGACGCCCGGATTGCCGCGATGGAGGCGTTTCGCTTGGCACTGACCGAACTGACGGAACCCGACGAAACTGGGCATCCCCAGCGCAAGCTGGTCATTGTCATCGACGAGCTGGACCGCTGCCGCCCGGACTACGCGCTGTCGCTGCTGGAGATCATCAAGCATTTCTTCAACGTGGACGGCGTGCATTTTGTGCTGGGGGTGAATCTGACGGAGCTGCAGAATTCGGTGCGGGCGCGGTATGGGAGCGGAGTGGATGCTGAGACGTATCTGCAGAAATTCATTTCCCTGTATTTTGCAATTCCACGCAGGACAAAACCAAACAGCAAAGATGAACTGTGGGAGAATTATTTTTCCGCCCAATGCATTGCATTAGGCCTGTCGGAAGAACGAGAAACTCTTGCGATCCAAACTAAATGGATGCTGCAAGCCCTAGTTCGAGACCACCCAGTTTCCCTTAGAGACGTGGATCGCGTCCTGTCCGTCATTGCGTTGACCCCAGAAGAATCAACACAACTGCCACCCGAAGTGAGTTTGATACTTGCAGGGCTGGCAGTAGCAAAGGCGTTACTACCGGAGAAGTACCCAAATCTGAAATATGAAGGTTTCGACCCGCGGAGTTTTAAGGAATGTTTCTCACTTGGAAACATATCCTCAAACGAAATACGTCCGCTTTACCAAGAGATATGGAACAATGCGTTTGGGTTGACTGCGCAAGGTGCCATACTGTCAGTGGATCACAGGGGCGTTTTCGCTCGCTTGCTTAGGGCTCATGGCAACCTGACGACATACATCAATCATCTGGCTGATTATCATCTAGAGAGATTCAAAATGACATAA
- a CDS encoding DUF4157 domain-containing protein — translation MPLKPEDVKAKVEALGGKKAKRKRLKTEPEGTKGRKLPGDVRKGLEAHFSKAKLAKVQVHVGGNAKDVCKELKAKAFTYGNDIYFMKPGDAKNPDLLVHELAHVLQQGKGRMPKAKDGVALTSK, via the coding sequence ATGCCCCTGAAACCGGAAGACGTGAAGGCAAAAGTCGAAGCCCTTGGCGGCAAGAAGGCCAAGCGCAAGCGGCTGAAGACGGAACCGGAGGGCACCAAAGGCCGGAAGCTGCCCGGCGATGTGCGCAAGGGGCTGGAGGCGCATTTCTCCAAGGCGAAGCTGGCCAAGGTGCAGGTGCACGTCGGCGGCAACGCCAAGGATGTCTGCAAAGAGCTGAAAGCCAAGGCCTTCACCTATGGCAACGACATCTACTTCATGAAACCGGGCGACGCCAAGAACCCGGACTTGCTGGTGCATGAGCTGGCGCATGTGCTGCAGCAGGGCAAGGGGCGGATGCCCAAGGCCAAGGACGGGGTGGCGCTGACCTCGAAATAG
- a CDS encoding ABC transporter permease: MNAAAFRLAWRFALRELRGGLKGFRIFLACLALGVGVIAAIGSIRASIETGLEREGATILGGDAELNFTYRFATEEERAWLDRTALRHSEVAEFRSMATVGEERGLTQVKAVDGLYPLKGEMKLAPDMPLEIALAGADGLPGGVMDRVLADRLGLQPGDIFRLGTQDFRLMAMIALEPDAAASGFELGPRTMVRTADLGDSGLLEPGTIFDTKYRVELPAGSNLTALQAEAEGLFETTGMRWRDARNGAPGITTFVERLGGFLVLVGLSGLAVGGVGVSAAVRAYLATKTATIATLRTLGAERQTIFLTYFLQIGALTLVGVGIGLALGGLGPVLLGPLIAAQLPFPAVFSLYPSALAEAAVYGVLTAFIFALWPLARAERIRAASLFRDAFASRTRLPAPRYLLATGVALAALVGLAAWFSGSAQLTLWTAGGLMGALVVLLLAALAIGFLARRGTGASRGRPALRWALSSIGSARDGAVPAVLALGLGLTVLAAIGQIDGNMRRAIAGNLPDVAPSYFFVDIQRSQMPAFLERVENDPSVTRVENAPMLRGVLTRINGQPATEVAGDHWVVRGDRGITYAAAQPEATEVTAGKWWPEDYSGDPQISFAAEEAEELGLKLGDTLTLNILGRDITGTITSFRNVDFSTAGMGFVMVLNEAALAGAPHSFIATVYAEEQAEAAILRDLAREMPNITAIRMRDAIDRVSDILRQLAAATAYGAAATLLTGFLVLLGTAAAGEPARRYEAALLKTLGAPRKQILASFALRSALLGAAAGLVALAAGIAGAWAINAYVFETSYAVIWPNALMVISGGVLTTLLAGLAFALRPLAAKPARILRARE, encoded by the coding sequence ATGAATGCCGCCGCCTTCCGCCTCGCCTGGCGCTTTGCCTTGCGGGAGCTGCGCGGCGGGCTGAAGGGGTTCCGCATTTTCCTGGCCTGCCTGGCGCTGGGGGTCGGGGTGATTGCTGCCATCGGCTCTATCCGCGCCTCGATCGAGACCGGGCTGGAGCGTGAAGGCGCCACCATACTGGGCGGCGATGCGGAGCTGAATTTCACCTACCGCTTTGCCACTGAAGAAGAGCGCGCCTGGCTGGACCGGACCGCGCTGCGCCATTCCGAGGTTGCCGAGTTCCGCTCCATGGCCACCGTGGGCGAGGAGCGCGGATTGACGCAGGTGAAGGCGGTGGACGGGCTCTATCCCTTGAAGGGGGAAATGAAGCTTGCGCCTGACATGCCGCTGGAAATTGCCTTGGCGGGTGCGGACGGGTTGCCCGGCGGGGTGATGGACCGGGTGCTGGCAGACCGGCTGGGGCTGCAGCCCGGGGATATCTTCCGGCTTGGCACCCAGGACTTCCGGCTGATGGCGATGATCGCGCTGGAGCCGGATGCGGCCGCGTCCGGATTTGAGCTGGGGCCGCGCACGATGGTGCGGACAGCGGACCTGGGTGACTCCGGCCTGCTGGAACCCGGCACCATATTTGACACCAAATACCGGGTGGAGCTGCCCGCGGGCAGCAATTTGACCGCCTTGCAGGCAGAGGCCGAGGGCCTCTTTGAAACCACCGGCATGCGCTGGCGCGATGCCAGGAACGGCGCGCCGGGGATCACCACCTTTGTCGAGCGGCTGGGCGGGTTTCTGGTGCTGGTCGGCCTGTCCGGTCTGGCAGTGGGCGGGGTTGGCGTGTCCGCCGCCGTGCGCGCCTATCTGGCGACCAAGACCGCGACGATTGCCACCCTGCGCACGCTGGGAGCGGAGCGGCAGACGATTTTCCTGACCTACTTCCTGCAGATCGGCGCGCTGACATTGGTGGGCGTGGGCATCGGCCTGGCGCTGGGCGGGCTTGGCCCGGTCCTGCTAGGGCCGCTGATTGCAGCGCAACTGCCGTTCCCGGCTGTGTTTTCGCTTTACCCGTCCGCGCTGGCAGAGGCCGCTGTCTATGGCGTGCTCACGGCCTTCATCTTTGCCCTTTGGCCGCTGGCGCGGGCAGAACGCATCCGCGCGGCCTCCCTTTTCCGGGATGCTTTTGCCAGCCGCACCCGGCTGCCCGCGCCGCGCTACCTGCTGGCAACCGGGGTGGCGCTGGCGGCGCTGGTCGGGCTGGCGGCCTGGTTCAGCGGCTCGGCGCAGCTGACGCTGTGGACCGCGGGCGGGCTGATGGGGGCGCTGGTGGTGCTGCTGCTGGCGGCGCTGGCGATCGGGTTTCTGGCGCGCCGCGGCACCGGGGCGTCGCGCGGGCGCCCTGCCCTGCGGTGGGCGCTGTCGTCCATCGGCAGCGCGCGCGACGGTGCGGTGCCTGCGGTTCTGGCTCTGGGTCTGGGCCTGACGGTGCTGGCCGCCATCGGCCAGATCGACGGCAACATGCGCCGCGCCATTGCGGGCAACCTGCCGGACGTGGCGCCGAGCTATTTCTTTGTCGACATCCAGCGCAGCCAGATGCCTGCATTCCTGGAGCGGGTGGAGAACGATCCCTCCGTCACCCGGGTAGAGAACGCGCCGATGCTGCGCGGGGTGCTGACCCGGATCAACGGACAGCCCGCCACCGAGGTCGCGGGTGATCATTGGGTGGTGCGCGGCGACCGCGGCATCACCTATGCCGCCGCCCAGCCAGAGGCGACAGAGGTTACGGCAGGCAAATGGTGGCCAGAGGATTACTCCGGTGATCCGCAGATCAGCTTTGCCGCCGAGGAGGCCGAGGAACTGGGGCTTAAACTGGGCGACACGCTGACGCTGAACATCCTGGGCCGCGATATCACCGGCACCATCACCAGCTTCCGCAACGTGGATTTCTCCACCGCCGGAATGGGGTTCGTGATGGTGCTGAACGAGGCTGCGCTGGCCGGTGCGCCGCACAGCTTCATCGCCACCGTCTATGCCGAAGAACAGGCGGAGGCGGCGATCCTGCGCGATCTGGCGCGGGAAATGCCGAATATCACCGCCATCCGGATGCGCGATGCCATCGACCGGGTATCGGACATCCTGCGCCAGCTGGCGGCGGCCACCGCCTATGGTGCCGCGGCGACGCTGCTGACCGGGTTCCTGGTATTGCTGGGCACCGCGGCGGCGGGGGAGCCTGCGCGGCGCTATGAGGCAGCGCTTCTGAAAACACTGGGCGCGCCGCGCAAGCAGATCCTGGCAAGCTTTGCGCTGCGCTCTGCCCTGCTGGGCGCGGCGGCGGGGCTGGTTGCCTTGGCGGCGGGTATTGCCGGAGCCTGGGCCATCAACGCCTATGTGTTCGAGACCAGCTATGCGGTGATCTGGCCCAATGCGCTGATGGTGATTTCCGGCGGGGTACTGACGACGCTGCTGGCCGGGCTGGCCTTTGCCTTGCGGCCGCTCGCCGCCAAACCGGCCCGCATTCTGCGCGCCCGGGAATAA
- a CDS encoding L,D-transpeptidase, protein MFSRRNFLAATAAAALPLPALARKKDPAPFDPTPQEVRIRKDFAPGQILVLPRSYYLYFVTDKRKAMRYGVGVGKAGLEFTGKALIERKKEWPTWRPTDEMIERDPRAYAKFIDNDYIQPGGPDNPLGARALYLFQNGIDTYFRIHGTNQPQTIGHSVSNGCIRMLNEHVVDLYARVPLGTVVTVL, encoded by the coding sequence ATGTTTTCCCGACGCAATTTCCTGGCCGCAACTGCCGCCGCCGCCCTGCCGCTGCCTGCGCTGGCCCGCAAGAAGGATCCTGCGCCATTTGACCCCACCCCGCAGGAGGTGCGCATCCGCAAGGATTTTGCCCCCGGCCAGATCCTGGTTCTGCCGCGGTCCTACTACCTCTATTTCGTCACCGACAAGCGCAAGGCGATGCGCTACGGGGTCGGTGTCGGCAAAGCAGGGCTGGAATTCACCGGCAAGGCATTGATCGAGCGCAAGAAGGAATGGCCGACCTGGCGCCCCACCGATGAGATGATCGAGCGCGACCCCAGAGCCTATGCCAAATTTATCGACAATGACTATATCCAGCCGGGCGGGCCGGACAATCCGCTGGGTGCGCGGGCGCTGTATCTGTTCCAGAACGGGATCGACACATACTTCCGCATCCACGGCACCAACCAGCCGCAGACCATCGGTCATTCGGTGTCAAACGGCTGCATCCGGATGCTGAATGAACATGTGGTGGACCTGTATGCGCGGGTGCCGCTGGGCACAGTGGTGACTGTGCTATAG
- a CDS encoding nicotinate-nucleotide adenylyltransferase yields MRIKAFMVCKLPHIRPGMTVGLLGGSFDPPHRGHAAISHAALKRFGLDHLFWLVSPGNPLKTRQPASLQRRIAAAEALVQHPRIHISGIEADLGTRYTAQTLRHLRRRHPGVRFVWLMGADNLTHFHRWKDWQQILDTVPVGVLARPGDRISARFSPAARIYRHAMLKGSESQLLAQAESPAWCFVNLPMVDASSTEIRARGGWSAPQEG; encoded by the coding sequence ATGCGCATCAAGGCCTTCATGGTTTGCAAGCTGCCGCATATCCGCCCGGGCATGACCGTCGGGCTCTTGGGGGGATCCTTTGATCCGCCGCACCGCGGCCATGCGGCGATTTCCCATGCGGCGCTGAAACGCTTCGGGCTCGACCACCTGTTCTGGCTGGTGTCGCCCGGCAACCCGCTGAAGACCCGGCAGCCGGCGTCTTTGCAGCGCCGGATCGCTGCGGCAGAGGCGCTGGTGCAGCACCCCCGCATCCACATCAGCGGCATCGAGGCGGACCTTGGCACCCGCTACACCGCCCAGACCCTGCGCCACCTGCGCCGCCGCCATCCGGGCGTGCGGTTCGTCTGGCTGATGGGGGCCGACAACCTCACCCATTTCCACCGTTGGAAGGACTGGCAGCAGATCCTGGATACGGTGCCGGTAGGTGTGCTGGCGCGGCCTGGCGACCGGATTTCGGCCCGGTTTTCCCCGGCAGCGCGGATTTACCGCCATGCGATGCTGAAAGGCAGCGAAAGCCAGCTGCTGGCGCAGGCCGAAAGCCCGGCCTGGTGTTTTGTCAATCTGCCGATGGTGGATGCCAGCTCGACGGAAATCCGCGCCCGCGGCGGCTGGTCAGCGCCGCAGGAGGGCTGA
- a CDS encoding cold-shock protein codes for MATGTVKWFNTTKGYGFIAPEDGGKDIFVHISAVERSGLTGLADNQKVTYELRAGRDGRESAVDIALVS; via the coding sequence ATGGCCACTGGCACCGTCAAATGGTTCAACACCACCAAAGGCTACGGCTTTATTGCACCCGAAGATGGCGGCAAGGACATTTTTGTCCATATTTCCGCTGTTGAGCGTTCCGGCCTGACCGGCCTGGCAGACAATCAGAAAGTGACCTATGAGCTGCGCGCAGGCCGCGACGGCCGTGAATCCGCAGTGGATATCGCGCTGGTCTCCTGA
- a CDS encoding ABC transporter ATP-binding protein yields MTDQNSPVLHLLDASLTLNSNTGPVEILHGISLDVRQGETLGLVGPSGSGKSSLLMLMGGLEQATGGTVTALGQDLTAMDEDALARFRRNNMGVVFQSFHLIPTMTALENVATPLELAGVKDAFPRAQAELEAVGLGHRAGHFPAQMSGGEQQRVALARALAPRPAILLADEPTGNLDEANGAAVMDLLFGLRDRYGATLVMVTHAPELAARCDRVVRLRDGRVDDAAAREAAE; encoded by the coding sequence ATGACCGATCAAAACAGCCCCGTTCTGCATCTCTTAGATGCGAGTTTGACCCTGAATAGCAATACCGGCCCGGTGGAGATTTTGCACGGAATCTCGCTGGACGTGCGGCAGGGGGAAACGCTGGGACTGGTGGGGCCGTCCGGGTCGGGCAAGTCGTCGCTCCTGATGCTGATGGGCGGGCTGGAGCAGGCGACCGGCGGCACGGTGACGGCCCTGGGCCAGGATCTGACCGCGATGGATGAGGATGCGCTGGCGCGGTTCCGCCGCAACAACATGGGCGTTGTGTTCCAGAGCTTTCACCTGATCCCGACCATGACCGCGCTGGAAAACGTGGCAACGCCGCTGGAGCTGGCGGGCGTCAAGGATGCCTTTCCCCGCGCCCAGGCCGAACTGGAGGCCGTGGGCCTCGGCCACCGGGCAGGCCATTTCCCGGCGCAGATGTCTGGCGGCGAGCAGCAGCGGGTGGCGCTGGCGCGGGCGCTGGCGCCGCGGCCCGCAATCCTGCTGGCCGATGAGCCCACCGGCAACCTGGATGAGGCCAACGGGGCTGCGGTGATGGATCTGCTGTTCGGGCTGCGCGACCGTTATGGCGCGACGCTGGTGATGGTGACCCATGCGCCGGAATTGGCCGCGCGCTGCGACCGGGTGGTACGGCTGCGCGACGGACGGGTGGATGACGCCGCGGCGCGCGAGGCCGCGGAATGA
- a CDS encoding peptidoglycan-binding domain-containing protein: MAAKLSASVGRKGKNLPEDVKTVQQLLNAFAGQSGIKKVKPDGTPTPVLEKMIGQFQQEICGFKPDCRIDPGKTTIKKLNAGPGKAKAEKKAKEKQDEKAKEDAKAKAVKAAKDAVMKEAKAKSLDKGGWAALLEEIEDYATSLYDSYFAKGAKKGEDPQTAARQAAEKAAKEAQKKAAENVIKTVDTGGLCKPGRLTGKTQGVQKKILDVLYEVSSHYGETIHVVSGLRDKKGQASAMYGGWNSHLKRGRIYSYLKSNEDLRLELDGFVQAGDKKGFIACMFKKANWKYISRHLSGQAVDVTTRTDPKIISALSTCLRYLAERNSEGIKCHHFDNRKLIYPVPDSVKKKWKM, translated from the coding sequence ATGGCTGCCAAGCTTTCCGCCTCCGTCGGGCGCAAGGGCAAGAACCTGCCCGAAGACGTCAAAACCGTTCAACAGCTGCTGAATGCCTTTGCCGGCCAGTCCGGGATCAAGAAGGTCAAACCCGACGGCACCCCGACGCCGGTGCTGGAGAAGATGATCGGCCAGTTCCAGCAGGAGATCTGCGGCTTCAAGCCCGACTGCCGCATCGACCCTGGCAAGACCACCATCAAGAAGCTGAACGCAGGTCCCGGCAAGGCCAAGGCTGAGAAGAAGGCCAAGGAAAAACAGGACGAAAAGGCTAAGGAAGACGCCAAGGCCAAGGCGGTGAAGGCCGCCAAGGACGCGGTGATGAAGGAGGCCAAGGCCAAGTCGCTGGACAAGGGCGGCTGGGCCGCGCTGCTGGAGGAGATCGAGGACTATGCCACCTCGCTCTACGACAGTTATTTCGCCAAGGGCGCAAAAAAGGGCGAGGACCCGCAGACAGCTGCCAGGCAAGCGGCAGAGAAAGCCGCCAAGGAAGCGCAGAAGAAGGCCGCGGAAAACGTCATCAAAACCGTGGACACCGGCGGCCTGTGCAAGCCGGGCCGCCTGACGGGAAAGACGCAAGGGGTGCAGAAGAAGATCCTCGACGTGCTCTACGAGGTCTCCTCCCACTACGGCGAAACCATCCATGTGGTCTCCGGCCTGCGTGACAAGAAGGGCCAGGCCAGCGCCATGTACGGCGGCTGGAACAGCCATCTGAAGCGCGGCAGGATCTATTCCTACCTGAAAAGCAACGAGGACCTGCGGCTGGAGCTGGACGGGTTTGTGCAAGCGGGGGACAAGAAGGGTTTCATCGCGTGCATGTTCAAGAAGGCCAACTGGAAATACATCTCGCGCCACTTGTCAGGCCAGGCGGTGGATGTGACCACCCGCACCGATCCCAAGATCATCAGCGCGCTGTCCACCTGCCTGCGCTACCTGGCGGAGCGCAACAGCGAAGGCATCAAGTGCCACCACTTCGACAACCGCAAACTGATCTACCCGGTGCCGGACAGCGTGAAGAAGAAGTGGAAGATGTGA
- a CDS encoding Rrf2 family transcriptional regulator, whose translation MRITKRTNIAVRLLMYCAAHEDRLVTKAEIAECCNISENHLAQVINQLSQLGYLSTQRGRNGGMNLGKPAAEIRIGDVFRDVEGNLPMVECFADADNTCPLASACRLKVALADAAQAFYTSLDDISLESLVCGNHDLMRLLQPVSCGVR comes from the coding sequence ATGCGCATTACCAAAAGGACCAACATTGCCGTGCGGCTGCTGATGTACTGCGCCGCGCATGAAGACCGCCTGGTGACCAAGGCCGAGATCGCAGAGTGCTGTAATATTTCGGAAAATCACCTGGCTCAGGTGATCAACCAGCTGAGCCAGCTGGGCTATCTTTCGACCCAGCGGGGCCGTAACGGCGGCATGAACCTCGGCAAACCTGCGGCAGAGATCCGAATCGGCGACGTGTTCCGCGATGTCGAGGGCAATCTGCCGATGGTGGAGTGCTTTGCCGACGCCGACAACACCTGCCCGCTGGCCTCGGCCTGCCGGCTCAAGGTGGCATTGGCGGATGCAGCCCAGGCATTCTACACCTCTTTGGATGACATCTCGCTGGAGTCGCTGGTCTGTGGCAACCATGATCTGATGCGCCTCCTGCAGCCGGTGTCCTGCGGCGTCCGCTAG
- a CDS encoding thioredoxin domain-containing protein: MGAKTLTCLTCAQLNRVPEEKLGSAPKCGSCGAALMPSKPADVDPATLQKAVQNDDVLLVADFWAPWCGPCRMMAPEYAKAAQALAGRARLVKLNTQDHQSTGARYRIRGIPALIAFERGKEKKRQAGAMRAGQIISWLRV; encoded by the coding sequence ATGGGTGCCAAGACATTGACCTGCCTGACCTGCGCCCAGCTGAACCGGGTGCCGGAGGAAAAGCTCGGCAGCGCTCCGAAATGCGGCAGTTGCGGTGCGGCGCTGATGCCGTCCAAACCGGCTGATGTGGACCCGGCCACGCTGCAAAAGGCGGTGCAGAATGACGACGTGCTGCTGGTGGCGGACTTCTGGGCGCCCTGGTGCGGCCCCTGCCGGATGATGGCACCGGAATATGCCAAGGCCGCCCAGGCGCTCGCCGGCCGCGCGCGCCTGGTCAAGCTTAACACCCAGGATCACCAATCCACCGGCGCCCGCTACCGCATCCGCGGCATCCCGGCGCTGATCGCCTTTGAGCGCGGCAAGGAAAAGAAACGCCAGGCCGGAGCGATGCGCGCGGGCCAGATCATCAGCTGGCTGCGCGTCTGA
- a CDS encoding arylesterase, with protein sequence MRKTLALLSLLLFTSAAWAEPLRITALGDSLVQGYGLPQGQGLVPQLERWLNNNGAEVSLQNAGVSGDTTAGGAERAEWTLSDNPDGLIVLLGGNDMLRGLAPQEAYANLERILQTAQAKGIEVLLIGMKAPRNYGPEYKQDFDAIYPQLAEEYGAVLHPDAFAGIAAAAGNDPAAAQDFMQDDGIHPNAKGVALNAAAIGPAALQLVAAIDR encoded by the coding sequence ATGCGCAAGACATTGGCACTGCTGAGTTTGCTGCTTTTTACCAGTGCTGCCTGGGCGGAGCCGCTGCGGATCACCGCGCTCGGTGACAGCCTGGTACAGGGCTACGGGCTGCCGCAGGGCCAAGGCCTGGTGCCGCAGCTGGAACGCTGGCTGAACAATAACGGCGCTGAGGTCTCGTTGCAAAACGCAGGCGTTTCCGGCGACACCACCGCCGGCGGGGCAGAGCGCGCCGAATGGACCCTGTCGGACAATCCCGACGGGCTGATCGTTCTCTTGGGCGGCAACGACATGCTGCGCGGGCTGGCCCCGCAGGAGGCATATGCAAATCTGGAACGCATCCTGCAGACGGCTCAGGCCAAGGGGATTGAGGTTCTGCTGATCGGCATGAAGGCCCCGCGCAATTACGGGCCGGAGTACAAGCAGGATTTCGATGCAATCTACCCGCAGCTTGCGGAGGAATACGGCGCGGTGCTGCACCCGGATGCCTTTGCCGGCATCGCAGCGGCGGCCGGAAACGATCCTGCGGCAGCGCAAGATTTCATGCAGGACGACGGCATCCACCCCAACGCCAAGGGGGTGGCGCTGAATGCGGCCGCAATCGGCCCGGCTGCCCTGCAGCTGGTTGCGGCCATAGACCGCTGA
- the ettA gene encoding energy-dependent translational throttle protein EttA, which produces MASYQYVYHMQGVSKTYPGGKKCFENIHLSFLPGVKIGVVGVNGAGKSTLMKIMAGLDKDFTGEAWAAEGAKVGYLPQEPQLDESLSVRENVMLGVAEKKAILDRYNELAMNYSDETAEEMAKLQDEIDAQNLWDLDSQVDVSMEALRCPPDDAPIKDLSGGERRRVALCKLLLEAPDMLLLDEPTNHLDAETIAWLQQHLIDYKGTILCVTHDRYFLDDITGWILELDRGRGIPYEGNYSAWLEQKAKRLAQEAREDKAKQKTLERELEWMQQGQKARQAKSKARIAAYNEMASQSEREKVGRAQIVIPNGPRLGSKVIEVTGLAKHYGDKQLIEGLDFSLPPGGIVGVIGPNGAGKSTLFKMLTGQEQPDSGSVEYGDTVKLSYVDQSRDDLKDNETVWEAISGGAEIIELGDAQVNSRAYCSSFNFKGGDQQKPLSLLSGGERNRVHMARLLKEGGNVLLLDEPTNDLDVETLRALEDALVDFAGCAVVISHDRFFLDRICTHILAFEGDAHVEWFEGNFEDYEEDKKRRLGPDALEPKRLKHKKFVR; this is translated from the coding sequence ATGGCCTCCTACCAGTACGTCTACCACATGCAGGGTGTCTCCAAGACCTACCCGGGTGGCAAGAAATGCTTTGAAAACATCCACCTCTCCTTTCTGCCCGGCGTGAAGATCGGTGTGGTCGGCGTCAACGGCGCCGGTAAGTCCACGCTGATGAAGATCATGGCCGGCCTCGACAAGGATTTCACCGGCGAGGCCTGGGCCGCTGAGGGCGCCAAGGTCGGCTACCTGCCGCAGGAGCCGCAGCTGGACGAGAGCCTCAGCGTGCGCGAAAACGTCATGCTGGGCGTGGCGGAAAAGAAAGCGATTCTGGACCGTTACAATGAATTGGCGATGAACTACTCGGACGAGACCGCCGAGGAGATGGCCAAGCTGCAGGACGAGATCGACGCCCAGAACCTGTGGGACCTGGACAGTCAGGTCGACGTCTCCATGGAGGCGCTGCGCTGCCCTCCGGATGATGCGCCGATCAAGGATCTGTCGGGCGGTGAACGCCGCCGCGTCGCGCTGTGCAAGCTGCTGCTTGAGGCGCCCGACATGCTGCTCCTCGACGAACCGACCAACCACCTGGACGCCGAGACCATCGCCTGGCTGCAGCAGCACCTGATCGACTACAAGGGCACCATCCTCTGCGTCACCCACGACCGTTATTTCCTGGATGATATCACCGGCTGGATCCTGGAACTCGACCGCGGCCGCGGCATTCCCTACGAAGGCAACTACTCCGCCTGGCTGGAGCAGAAGGCGAAACGCCTGGCGCAGGAAGCCCGCGAGGACAAGGCCAAGCAGAAGACGCTGGAGCGCGAACTGGAATGGATGCAGCAGGGCCAGAAAGCCCGCCAGGCGAAGTCCAAGGCGCGTATTGCCGCCTATAACGAGATGGCCAGCCAGTCCGAACGCGAAAAGGTCGGCCGCGCCCAGATCGTCATTCCGAACGGCCCGCGCCTCGGCTCCAAGGTGATCGAGGTTACTGGCCTTGCGAAACACTATGGCGACAAGCAGCTGATCGAGGGCCTCGACTTCTCGCTGCCGCCGGGCGGCATTGTCGGCGTGATCGGCCCCAACGGCGCCGGTAAATCGACCCTGTTCAAGATGCTGACCGGCCAGGAGCAGCCCGATTCCGGCTCCGTGGAATACGGCGACACCGTGAAGCTGTCTTATGTCGACCAGTCGCGCGATGACCTGAAGGACAATGAAACCGTCTGGGAAGCGATCTCCGGCGGCGCCGAAATCATCGAGCTGGGCGACGCGCAGGTCAATTCCCGCGCCTATTGCTCCTCGTTCAACTTCAAAGGCGGCGATCAGCAGAAACCGCTGAGCCTGCTGTCCGGCGGTGAGCGCAACCGCGTGCACATGGCGCGGCTGCTGAAAGAGGGCGGCAACGTGCTGCTGCTTGACGAACCGACCAACGACCTGGACGTGGAAACCCTGCGGGCGCTGGAAGACGCTCTGGTCGATTTCGCCGGCTGCGCCGTGGTGATCTCGCACGACCGTTTCTTCCTCGACCGGATCTGCACCCATATCCTGGCCTTTGAGGGCGACGCCCATGTGGAGTGGTTCGAGGGCAACTTTGAGGACTATGAAGAAGACAAGAAGCGCCGCCTGGGTCCGGATGCGCTGGAGCCCAAGCGGCTGAAGCACAAGAAGTTTGTGCGGTGA